Proteins encoded in a region of the Triticum dicoccoides isolate Atlit2015 ecotype Zavitan chromosome 3A, WEW_v2.0, whole genome shotgun sequence genome:
- the LOC119271028 gene encoding cytochrome P450 81Q32-like, with amino-acid sequence MELGAYYSMVMSNLMLVLTVVMVSATYLLMRRMRGKKRLPPGPGLALPLVGHLHLLREKPLHVTLAGLATRHGPLLSLCLGRRDAVVVTSLRLAKECFSSELDVNFANRPRFPSAREVSFGYTGLSAASYGPHWRAMRRIATVHLLSARRVDLMSDAAIAGETRAMVRRLARAAAGGVARVELKRNLFELSHGVLMEAIAGTKGTRAAASDADMSEEAHEFKKVVDEIVPLLGMANLHDHLPAPLRWLDLGGVRRRLTELVNRRNALMHGLIDAERQQRRQEDHAADEEELLPESKSMIGVMLQLQESDPQQYTDTFIAALVTNLFGGGTVTTSATMEWAMSLLLNHPDALRKAREEVSARVGHARLLGKEDLPHLPYLRCIISETLRLYPAAPLLSPHESSADCSLHGYHLPAGTMLLVNAYAIHRDPSVWDNPEEFRPERFDSNGADGQGQQGMMMLPFGMGRRRCPGESLALRTMGLVLGTLIQCFDWSRVAADEVDMTQASAKILYKAVPLVALCRPHDNMRAMLQSGSS; translated from the exons ATGGAGTTAGGAGCTTACTACAGCATGGTAATGAGCAATTTGATGCTTGTGCTAACAGTGGTCATGGTCTCTGCTACTTACCTCTTGATGAGGAGGATGAGAGGCAAGAAGAGGCTGCCACCTGGGCCAGGCTTGGCTCTCCCGCTAGTTGGCCATCTCCACCTGCTTCGTGAGAAGCCGCTCCATGTCACGCTCGCCGGCCTCGCCACGCGCCACGGCCCCCTCCTCTCCCTCTGCCTTGGCCGCCGCGATGCCGTCGTCGTCACCTCGCTGCGGCTGGCCAAGGAGTGCTTCTCCTCCGAGCTTGACGTCAACTTCGCCAACCGCCCGCGGTTCCCCTCGGCGCGGGAGGTCTCGTTCGGCTACACGGGGCTGTCAGCCGCGAGCTACGGTCCGCACTGGCGCGCCATGCGCCGCATCGCCACCGTGCACCTCCTCTCGGCGCGCCGCGTCGACCTCATGTCCGACGCCGCCATTGCCGGTGAGACCCGCGCCATGGTGCGACGCCTTGCGCGCGCTGCCGCCGGTGGCGTTGCCAGGGTCGAGCTGAAGAGGAATCTGTTCGAGCTCTCGCACGGCGTCCTCATGGAGGCCATCGCCGGAACCAAGGGCACGCGTGCTGCAGCCTCGGACGCCGACATGTCCGAGGAGGCGCACGAGTTCAAGAAAGTGGTGGACGAGATCGTGCCGCTGCTCGGCATGGCGAACCTGCACGACCACCTGCCGGCACCGCTGCGATGGCTGGACTTGGGCGGCGTACGCCGGAGGCTCACCGAGCTGGTGAACCGGAGGAACGCGCTGATGCACGGTCTGATCGATGCAGAGAGGCAACAGCGGCGGCAGGAGGACCACGCTGCCGACGAGGAGGAGCTGCTGCCGGAGTCGAAGAGCATGATCGGCGTGATGCTCCAGCTGCAGGAGTCCGATCCGCAGCAGTACACGGACACTTTCATCGCCGCTCTAGTCACC AACCTCTTCGGCGGCGGCACGGTGACCACGTCGGCGACCATGGAATGGGCCATGTCGCTGCTGCTCAACCATCCGGACGCGCTGCGGAAGGCGCGAGAGGAGGTGAGCGCGCGTGTCGGCCACGCCCGCCTCCTCGGCAAGGAGGACCTCCCCCACCTCCCTTACCTCCGGTGCATAATCAGCGAGACCCTGCGGCTCTACCCCGCCGCGCCACTGCTGTCGCCGCACGAGTCCTCCGCCGACTGCAGCCTCCATGGCTACCACCTCCCGGCGGGCACCATGCTGCTCGTCAACGCCTACGCCATCCACCGGGACCCGTCCGTGTGGGACAACCCTGAGGAGTTCAGGCCAGAGAGGTTCGACAGTAATGGCGCCGACGGCCAGGGCCAGCAGGGGATGATGATGCTGCCGTTCGGtatggggcggcggcggtgccccGGGGAGAGCCTCGCGCTGAGAACCATGGGGCTGGTGCTGGGGACCTTGATCCAGTGCTTCGACTGGAGCAGGGTGGCCGCCGACGAGGTTGACATGACGCAGGCCTCTGCCAAGATCTTGTATAAAGCTGTTCCTTTGGTAGCTCTCTGCAGACCACATGACAACATGCGGGCTATGCTTCAATCAGGATCTAGCTAG
- the LOC119271778 gene encoding uncharacterized protein LOC119271778 → MVQESSGSTAGCKGLISLRPDDVYSIFGWKNNGVDVFGFLSTEGEKATKKIPVSFVSKKNGKIMIDDLIEKIVKDKSTDDGFIRMTFLVLLGTIIAPVSHEYVPKKYYALVKNIKLIRKFNWNAFTSRFCLSEIGKLLQDGHVRQWPQGNLALLQYLYWEKVQPITGPKYDPLALLSPLMRNWTEDMAVRRDKYDYEYGRGVGMIDDNITEEYRLKKIAEEEAQKTKKASSKKSNVTGTRKEGSTSEASSQKPTMDRILSEMNELRKEMLRLPELCAQRMIEKLNKTGVSYKPSNLEEDEENLYGGINESSNDVGRPQKEFVYQKDDSDRFRTPSKMNLQKDDNGVDVTSRENTPFYCTPEYWDSFKGDMDDPVQVPEVSDEKAATSLETDEIASHASVGSQGVQEEVEEVTGRRKRIGSQHVKPPYVVPKPNKRAKRSAKGKLFQNGDVNKSGDEYDVVKASIKYVRAHEHLQKHAKTEIFNDGMEEGLTVRRACQIINHEWLSGDVIDAYSSFLVDKVNDDRFMLTTWRIHWLLHVRPGKKTAGNDYEAESHSNGPVNRCEDEYFKKSKTYIPLNK, encoded by the exons ATGGTTCAAGAGAGTTCTGGAAGTACTGCTGGATGTAAAGGTCTTATTTCATTAAGGCCTGATGATGTGTACTCCATATTTGGTTGGAAAAACAATGGAGTGGATGTTTTTGGGTTTCTTAGTACTGAAGGAGAAAAAGCAACCAAAAAAATACCAGTTAGTTTTGTTAGCAAGAAAAATGGTAAGATCATGATTGATGATCTCATAGAAAAGATTGTGAAGGATAAGAGCACTGATGATGGCTTTATTCGGATGACATTTCTAGTTCTCTTAGGAACTATAATTGCACCAGTGTCTCATGAATACGTTCCGAAAAAGTACTATGCCTTAGTGAAAAATATTAAGTTGATAAGGAAGTTCAACTGGAATGCATTCACTTCACGATTCTGTTTATCGGAGATTGGTAAGCTTCTGCAGGACGGCCATGTTAGGCAGTGGCCCCAGGGGAACCTCGCCCTTTTGCAA TACCTATACTGGGAGAAGGTGCAACCAATCACCGGTCCAAAATATGATCCGTTGGCATTGTTGAGCCCGCTGATGAGGAACTGGACGGAAGATATGGCTGTGAGAAGAGACAAATACGACTACGAATATGGTCGTGGTGTTGGGATG ATCGATGACAACATTACAGAGGAGTATAGGTTGAAAAAAATTGCGGAAGAAGAAGCTCAAAAAACCAAGAAAGCTAGTAGCAAAAAATCTAACGTTACTGGAACGAGGAAAGAGGGCAGTACCTCGGAGGCTTCGAGCCAGAAGCCTACTATGGACCGGATTTTGAGTGAGATGAATGAGCTTCGGAAGGAAATGCTTCGTTTGCCAGAGTTATGCGCACAG AGGATGATTGAGAAACTGAACAAAACCGGCGTCTCCTACAAACCCAGTAACCTGGAAGAGGACGAAGAGAATCTGTACGGAGGCATTAATGAGTCTTCAAACGATGTTGGACGTCCGCAAAAAGAGTTTGTATATCAAAAAGATGATTCAGACCGGTTCCGCACACCTTCCAAAATGAATTTGCAAAAGGATGATAACGGCGTTGATGTAACTTCTCGTGAAAACACACCTTTTTACTGCACACCTGAGTACTGGGATAGTTTCAAGGGTGATATGGATGATCCTGTCCAAGTACCAGAAGTATCAGATGAAAAAGCTGCCACATCTTTAGAGACGGACGAAATCGCATCGCATGCGTCGGTTGGTTCTCAAGGAGTACAAGAGGAAGTGGAGGAGGTTACTGGCAGGCGCAAGCGCATAGGATCACAACATGTCAAGCCTCCTTATGTGGTCCCTAAACCAAACAAACGTGCAAAACGTTCTGCCAAAGGAA AATTGTTCCAAAATGGTGATGTTAACAAATCTGGTGATGAGTATGATGTGGTGAAAGCGTCCATCAAGTACGTGCGTGCGCATGAGCATTTACAAAAACATGCCAAAACAGAAATTTTCAATGATGGCATGGAAGAAGGTCTCACTGTGAGGAGAGCTTGTCAGATTATTAACCATGAGTGGCTAAGTGGCGAC GTAATTGATGCATACTCATCATTTTTGGTCGACAAAGTTAATGATGATCGTTTCATGTTAACAACTTGGAGGATACATTGGTTGCTTCACGTTAGACCCGGAAAGAAGACCGCCGGTAATGATTATGAAGCAGAGTCGCATAGTAATGGACCCGTGAACAGATGTGAGGACGAGTATTTCAAAAAATCAAAG ACTTACATTCCTCTAAACAAGTAA